The following are from one region of the Corylus avellana chromosome ca1, CavTom2PMs-1.0 genome:
- the LOC132175952 gene encoding uncharacterized protein LOC132175952 isoform X2, which produces MAAVQLDGFEIHGFHTFQDLGIGNIVKHAGRRWLGNHEIYAIICNYKHFCVYSSPVNLPKSGAILLFDRKRVRNFRKDGHNWKKKKDGKTVSESHECLKLGFSKFLVGNERRINVYYVRGQDNPNFARRCFCLRDENLEHIVLVHYRDELQRDSGDKHVYFVGNKDFLGLGDNLTVQNHEWRRHEINPMERDELPLTNDSNNSTAPKEDEVSSFDQSSQIEKKRQREDVNAQPGGSGSEDRRRRNCGNTWESSSLQLKFIINKLFLPVFTGNGIKGKVDLVDAHTAQLVTCGPESSGKVEIVVLEGDFDGDESGIWTAEEFKNNIVKEREGKKPLLTGDAFVNLKDGTGVVGEISFTDNSSWTRSRMFSLGVRFVDNIEGIRVREAKTKSFFVLDNCKELFPYDEDEEATLAGGYSHISNGSKFMASDHKIGGFDYSSAADGSIATINSYGVTSGLDEHGLHNIDSMDLRYDQPAPLDFPGQDHLEFGDNLLESSWESDLQCALHNFLLAHAHSTAVAQRRWTKVFSVYKWFSIRKAVIC; this is translated from the exons ATGGCCGCAGTCCAACTCGATGGCTTCGAGATTCATGGGTTCCATACTTTTCAAG ATTTAGGTATTGGGAATATTGTGAAACACGCCGGAAGAAGATGGCTCGGCAATCATGAAATTTATGCAATAATCTGTAATTACAAGCATTTCTGCGTCTATAGCAGTCCAGTGAACTTGCCCAAAA GTGgtgctattttactttttgACCGTAAGAGGGTTAGGAACTTCAGGAAGGATGGTCATaactggaagaagaaaaaagatgggAAGACTGTCAGTGAATCCCATGAATGCTTAAAATTGGGGTTCTCCAAATTTCTG GTTGGTAATGAAAGAAGGATCAATGTATACTATGTGCGTGGCCAAGATAACCCGAACTTTGCTCGCAGGTGTTTCTGTCTTCGTGACGA GAACCTAGAACACATAGTCCTTGTTCATTATCGTGATGAACTACAGAGGGACTCTGGCGATAAGCATGTATATTTTGTTGGCAACAAAGACTTTTTAG GGCTTGGTGACAATTTAACTGTCCAGAATCATGAATGGAGGCGTCATGAGATTAATCCAATGGAACGGGATGAGCTTCCACTGACAAATGATTCTAACAACTCAACTGCACCTAAAGAAG ATGAAGTTTCAAGCTTTGATCAATCAAGTCAAATTGAG AAGAAGAGACAACGAGAGGATGTGAACGCCCAGCCAGGAGGGAGTGGTTCTGAGGATAGGCGTAGGAG GAATTGTGGGAATACTTGGGAGTCTAGTAGCTTACAGCTGAAGTTCATTATTAACAAGCTCTTTCTTCCAGTATTTACTGGGAATGGAATTAAAGGAAAAGTagatttggttgatgctcaTACTGCACAACTTGTAACTTGTGGGCCAGAATCCTCAGGCAAGGTTGAAATTGTAGTTCTAGAGGGTGATTTTGATGGTGATGAGAGTGGCATTTGGACAGCCGAAGAGTTTAAAAACAACATTGTGAAAGAGAGGGAAGGAAAGAAACCCCTACTTACAGGAGACGCGTTTGTAAATCTTAAAGACGGCACCGGTGTGGTGGGTGAGATTTCTTTTACAGATAATTCAAGCTGGACAAGAAGCCGTATGTTCAGTCTTGGGGTAAGATTTGTTGACAACATTGAGGGAATTAGAGTAAGAGAAGCAAagacaaaatctttttttgtcTTGGATAACTGCAAAGAAT TGTTCCCTTATGATGAGGATGAGGAGGCCACACTTGCAGGCGGGTATTCACACATAAGCAATGGGAGCAAGTTTATGGCTTCTGATCACAAGATTGGTGGATTTGATTATTCTTCTGCTGCAGATGGCAGCATTGCAACCATCAATTCTTATGGTGTTACTAGCGGTTTGGATGAGCATGGCTTGCACAATATTGACAGTATGGATCTCAGATATGACCAGCCGGCGCCTTTGGATTTCCCAGGCCAAGATCATCTGGAATTTGGCGATAATTTGTTAGAATCATCCTGGGAATCTGATCTACAGTGTGCCCTCCATAACTTCCTGTTGGCACATGCACATTCTACAGCTGTTGCTCAGAGGAGATGGACAAAGGTATTCAGCGTTTATAAATGGTTCTCAATTCGGAAGGCtgtaatttgttaa
- the LOC132175952 gene encoding calmodulin-binding protein 60 A-like isoform X3, giving the protein MAAVQLDGFEIHGFHTFQDLGIGNIVKHAGRRWLGNHEIYAIICNYKHFCVYSSPVNLPKSGAILLFDRKRVRNFRKDGHNWKKKKDGKTVSESHECLKLGFSKFLVGNERRINVYYVRGQDNPNFARRNLEHIVLVHYRDELQRDSGDKHVYFVGNKDFLESTGLGDNLTVQNHEWRRHEINPMERDELPLTNDSNNSTAPKEDEVSSFDQSSQIEKKRQREDVNAQPGGSGSEDRRRRNCGNTWESSSLQLKFIINKLFLPVFTGNGIKGKVDLVDAHTAQLVTCGPESSGKVEIVVLEGDFDGDESGIWTAEEFKNNIVKEREGKKPLLTGDAFVNLKDGTGVVGEISFTDNSSWTRSRMFSLGVRFVDNIEGIRVREAKTKSFFVLDNCKELFPYDEDEEATLAGGYSHISNGSKFMASDHKIGGFDYSSAADGSIATINSYGVTSGLDEHGLHNIDSMDLRYDQPAPLDFPGQDHLEFGDNLLESSWESDLQCALHNFLLAHAHSTAVAQRRWTKVFSVYKWFSIRKAVIC; this is encoded by the exons ATGGCCGCAGTCCAACTCGATGGCTTCGAGATTCATGGGTTCCATACTTTTCAAG ATTTAGGTATTGGGAATATTGTGAAACACGCCGGAAGAAGATGGCTCGGCAATCATGAAATTTATGCAATAATCTGTAATTACAAGCATTTCTGCGTCTATAGCAGTCCAGTGAACTTGCCCAAAA GTGgtgctattttactttttgACCGTAAGAGGGTTAGGAACTTCAGGAAGGATGGTCATaactggaagaagaaaaaagatgggAAGACTGTCAGTGAATCCCATGAATGCTTAAAATTGGGGTTCTCCAAATTTCTG GTTGGTAATGAAAGAAGGATCAATGTATACTATGTGCGTGGCCAAGATAACCCGAACTTTGCTCGCAG GAACCTAGAACACATAGTCCTTGTTCATTATCGTGATGAACTACAGAGGGACTCTGGCGATAAGCATGTATATTTTGTTGGCAACAAAGACTTTTTAG AATCAACAGGGCTTGGTGACAATTTAACTGTCCAGAATCATGAATGGAGGCGTCATGAGATTAATCCAATGGAACGGGATGAGCTTCCACTGACAAATGATTCTAACAACTCAACTGCACCTAAAGAAG ATGAAGTTTCAAGCTTTGATCAATCAAGTCAAATTGAG AAGAAGAGACAACGAGAGGATGTGAACGCCCAGCCAGGAGGGAGTGGTTCTGAGGATAGGCGTAGGAG GAATTGTGGGAATACTTGGGAGTCTAGTAGCTTACAGCTGAAGTTCATTATTAACAAGCTCTTTCTTCCAGTATTTACTGGGAATGGAATTAAAGGAAAAGTagatttggttgatgctcaTACTGCACAACTTGTAACTTGTGGGCCAGAATCCTCAGGCAAGGTTGAAATTGTAGTTCTAGAGGGTGATTTTGATGGTGATGAGAGTGGCATTTGGACAGCCGAAGAGTTTAAAAACAACATTGTGAAAGAGAGGGAAGGAAAGAAACCCCTACTTACAGGAGACGCGTTTGTAAATCTTAAAGACGGCACCGGTGTGGTGGGTGAGATTTCTTTTACAGATAATTCAAGCTGGACAAGAAGCCGTATGTTCAGTCTTGGGGTAAGATTTGTTGACAACATTGAGGGAATTAGAGTAAGAGAAGCAAagacaaaatctttttttgtcTTGGATAACTGCAAAGAAT TGTTCCCTTATGATGAGGATGAGGAGGCCACACTTGCAGGCGGGTATTCACACATAAGCAATGGGAGCAAGTTTATGGCTTCTGATCACAAGATTGGTGGATTTGATTATTCTTCTGCTGCAGATGGCAGCATTGCAACCATCAATTCTTATGGTGTTACTAGCGGTTTGGATGAGCATGGCTTGCACAATATTGACAGTATGGATCTCAGATATGACCAGCCGGCGCCTTTGGATTTCCCAGGCCAAGATCATCTGGAATTTGGCGATAATTTGTTAGAATCATCCTGGGAATCTGATCTACAGTGTGCCCTCCATAACTTCCTGTTGGCACATGCACATTCTACAGCTGTTGCTCAGAGGAGATGGACAAAGGTATTCAGCGTTTATAAATGGTTCTCAATTCGGAAGGCtgtaatttgttaa
- the LOC132175952 gene encoding uncharacterized protein LOC132175952 isoform X1: MAAVQLDGFEIHGFHTFQDLGIGNIVKHAGRRWLGNHEIYAIICNYKHFCVYSSPVNLPKSGAILLFDRKRVRNFRKDGHNWKKKKDGKTVSESHECLKLGFSKFLVGNERRINVYYVRGQDNPNFARRCFCLRDENLEHIVLVHYRDELQRDSGDKHVYFVGNKDFLESTGLGDNLTVQNHEWRRHEINPMERDELPLTNDSNNSTAPKEDEVSSFDQSSQIEKKRQREDVNAQPGGSGSEDRRRRNCGNTWESSSLQLKFIINKLFLPVFTGNGIKGKVDLVDAHTAQLVTCGPESSGKVEIVVLEGDFDGDESGIWTAEEFKNNIVKEREGKKPLLTGDAFVNLKDGTGVVGEISFTDNSSWTRSRMFSLGVRFVDNIEGIRVREAKTKSFFVLDNCKELFPYDEDEEATLAGGYSHISNGSKFMASDHKIGGFDYSSAADGSIATINSYGVTSGLDEHGLHNIDSMDLRYDQPAPLDFPGQDHLEFGDNLLESSWESDLQCALHNFLLAHAHSTAVAQRRWTKVFSVYKWFSIRKAVIC, translated from the exons ATGGCCGCAGTCCAACTCGATGGCTTCGAGATTCATGGGTTCCATACTTTTCAAG ATTTAGGTATTGGGAATATTGTGAAACACGCCGGAAGAAGATGGCTCGGCAATCATGAAATTTATGCAATAATCTGTAATTACAAGCATTTCTGCGTCTATAGCAGTCCAGTGAACTTGCCCAAAA GTGgtgctattttactttttgACCGTAAGAGGGTTAGGAACTTCAGGAAGGATGGTCATaactggaagaagaaaaaagatgggAAGACTGTCAGTGAATCCCATGAATGCTTAAAATTGGGGTTCTCCAAATTTCTG GTTGGTAATGAAAGAAGGATCAATGTATACTATGTGCGTGGCCAAGATAACCCGAACTTTGCTCGCAGGTGTTTCTGTCTTCGTGACGA GAACCTAGAACACATAGTCCTTGTTCATTATCGTGATGAACTACAGAGGGACTCTGGCGATAAGCATGTATATTTTGTTGGCAACAAAGACTTTTTAG AATCAACAGGGCTTGGTGACAATTTAACTGTCCAGAATCATGAATGGAGGCGTCATGAGATTAATCCAATGGAACGGGATGAGCTTCCACTGACAAATGATTCTAACAACTCAACTGCACCTAAAGAAG ATGAAGTTTCAAGCTTTGATCAATCAAGTCAAATTGAG AAGAAGAGACAACGAGAGGATGTGAACGCCCAGCCAGGAGGGAGTGGTTCTGAGGATAGGCGTAGGAG GAATTGTGGGAATACTTGGGAGTCTAGTAGCTTACAGCTGAAGTTCATTATTAACAAGCTCTTTCTTCCAGTATTTACTGGGAATGGAATTAAAGGAAAAGTagatttggttgatgctcaTACTGCACAACTTGTAACTTGTGGGCCAGAATCCTCAGGCAAGGTTGAAATTGTAGTTCTAGAGGGTGATTTTGATGGTGATGAGAGTGGCATTTGGACAGCCGAAGAGTTTAAAAACAACATTGTGAAAGAGAGGGAAGGAAAGAAACCCCTACTTACAGGAGACGCGTTTGTAAATCTTAAAGACGGCACCGGTGTGGTGGGTGAGATTTCTTTTACAGATAATTCAAGCTGGACAAGAAGCCGTATGTTCAGTCTTGGGGTAAGATTTGTTGACAACATTGAGGGAATTAGAGTAAGAGAAGCAAagacaaaatctttttttgtcTTGGATAACTGCAAAGAAT TGTTCCCTTATGATGAGGATGAGGAGGCCACACTTGCAGGCGGGTATTCACACATAAGCAATGGGAGCAAGTTTATGGCTTCTGATCACAAGATTGGTGGATTTGATTATTCTTCTGCTGCAGATGGCAGCATTGCAACCATCAATTCTTATGGTGTTACTAGCGGTTTGGATGAGCATGGCTTGCACAATATTGACAGTATGGATCTCAGATATGACCAGCCGGCGCCTTTGGATTTCCCAGGCCAAGATCATCTGGAATTTGGCGATAATTTGTTAGAATCATCCTGGGAATCTGATCTACAGTGTGCCCTCCATAACTTCCTGTTGGCACATGCACATTCTACAGCTGTTGCTCAGAGGAGATGGACAAAGGTATTCAGCGTTTATAAATGGTTCTCAATTCGGAAGGCtgtaatttgttaa
- the LOC132165277 gene encoding calmodulin-binding protein 60 A-like isoform X3 produces MAAVQLDGFEIHGFHTFQDLGIGNIVKHAGRRWLGNHEIYAIICNYKHFCVYSSPVNLPKSGAILLFDRKRVRNFRKDGHNWKKKKDGKTVSESHECLKLGFSKFLVGNERRIKVYYVRGQDNPNFARRNLEHIVLVHYRDELQRDSGDKHVYFVGNKDFLESTGLGDNLTVQNLEWRRHEINPMERDELPLTNDSNNSTAPKEDEVSSFDQSSQIEKKRQREDVNAQPGGSGSEDRRRRNCGNTWESSSLQLKFIINKLFLPVFTGNGIKGEVDLVDAHTAQLVTCGPESSGKVEIVVLEGDFDGDESGIWTAEEFKNNIVKEREGKKPLLTGDAFVNLKDGTGVVGEISFTDNSSWTRSRMFSLGVRFVDNIEGIRVREAKTKSFFVLDNCQELFPYDEDEEATLAGGYSHISNGSKFMASDHKIGGFDYSSAADGSIATINSYGVTSGLDEHGLHNIDSMDLRYDQPAPLDFPGQDHLEFGDNLLESSWESDLQCALHNFLLAHAHSTAVAQRRWTKVFSVYKWFSIRKAVIC; encoded by the exons ATGGCCGCAGTCCAACTCGATGGCTTCGAGATTCATGGGTTCCATACTTTTCAAG ATTTAGGTATTGGGAATATTGTGAAACACGCCGGAAGAAGATGGCTCGGCAATCATGAAATTTATGCAATAATCTGTAATTACAAGCATTTCTGCGTCTATAGCAGTCCAGTGAACTTGCCCAAAA GTGgtgctattttactttttgACCGTAAGAGGGTTAGGAACTTCAGGAAGGATGGTCATaactggaagaagaaaaaagatgggAAGACTGTCAGTGAATCCCATGAATGCTTAAAATTGGGGTTCTCCAAATTTCTG GTTGGTAATGAAAGAAGGATCAAGGTATACTATGTGCGTGGCCAAGATAACCCGAACTTTGCTCGCAG GAACCTAGAACACATAGTCCTTGTTCATTATCGTGATGAACTACAGAGGGACTCTGGCGATAAGCATGTATATTTTGTTGGCAACAAAGACTTTTTAG AATCAACAGGGCTTGGTGACAATTTAACTGTCCAGAATCTTGAATGGAGGCGTCATGAGATTAATCCAATGGAACGGGATGAGCTTCCACTGACAAATGATTCTAACAACTCAACTGCACCTAAAGAAG ATGAAGTTTCAAGCTTTGATCAATCAAGTCAAATTGAG AAGAAGAGACAACGAGAGGATGTGAACGCCCAGCCAGGAGGGAGTGGTTCTGAGGATAGGCGTAGGAG GAATTGTGGGAATACTTGGGAGTCAAGTAGCTTACAGCTGAAGTTCATTATTAACAAGCTCTTTCTTCCAGTATTTACTGGGAATGGAATTAAAGGAGAAGTagatttggttgatgctcaTACTGCACAACTTGTAACTTGTGGGCCAGAATCCTCAGGCAAGGTTGAAATTGTAGTTCTAGAGGGTGATTTTGATGGTGATGAGAGTGGCATTTGGACAGCCGAAGAGTTTAAAAACAACATTGTGAAAGAGAGGGAAGGAAAGAAACCCCTACTTACAGGAGACGCGTTTGTAAATCTTAAAGACGGCACCGGTGTGGTGGGTGAGATTTCTTTTACAGATAATTCAAGCTGGACAAGAAGCCGTATGTTCAGTCTTGGGGTAAGATTTGTTGACAACATTGAGGGAATTAGAGTAAGAGAAGCAAagacaaaatctttttttgtcTTGGATAACTGCCAAGAAT TGTTCCCTTATGATGAGGATGAGGAGGCCACACTTGCAGGCGGGTATTCACACATAAGCAATGGGAGCAAGTTTATGGCTTCTGATCACAAGATTGGTGGATTTGATTATTCTTCTGCTGCAGATGGCAGCATTGCAACCATCAATTCTTATGGTGTTACTAGCGGTTTGGATGAGCATGGCTTGCACAATATTGACAGTATGGATCTCAGATATGACCAGCCGGCGCCTTTGGATTTCCCAGGCCAAGATCATCTGGAATTTGGCGATAATTTGTTAGAATCATCCTGGGAATCTGATCTACAGTGTGCCCTCCATAACTTCCTGTTGGCACATGCACATTCTACAGCTGTTGCTCAGAGGAGATGGACAAAGGTATTCAGCGTTTATAAATGGTTCTCAATTCGGAAGGCtgtaatttgttaa
- the LOC132165277 gene encoding uncharacterized protein LOC132165277 isoform X2: MAAVQLDGFEIHGFHTFQDLGIGNIVKHAGRRWLGNHEIYAIICNYKHFCVYSSPVNLPKSGAILLFDRKRVRNFRKDGHNWKKKKDGKTVSESHECLKLGFSKFLVGNERRIKVYYVRGQDNPNFARRCFCLRDENLEHIVLVHYRDELQRDSGDKHVYFVGNKDFLGLGDNLTVQNLEWRRHEINPMERDELPLTNDSNNSTAPKEDEVSSFDQSSQIEKKRQREDVNAQPGGSGSEDRRRRNCGNTWESSSLQLKFIINKLFLPVFTGNGIKGEVDLVDAHTAQLVTCGPESSGKVEIVVLEGDFDGDESGIWTAEEFKNNIVKEREGKKPLLTGDAFVNLKDGTGVVGEISFTDNSSWTRSRMFSLGVRFVDNIEGIRVREAKTKSFFVLDNCQELFPYDEDEEATLAGGYSHISNGSKFMASDHKIGGFDYSSAADGSIATINSYGVTSGLDEHGLHNIDSMDLRYDQPAPLDFPGQDHLEFGDNLLESSWESDLQCALHNFLLAHAHSTAVAQRRWTKVFSVYKWFSIRKAVIC; the protein is encoded by the exons ATGGCCGCAGTCCAACTCGATGGCTTCGAGATTCATGGGTTCCATACTTTTCAAG ATTTAGGTATTGGGAATATTGTGAAACACGCCGGAAGAAGATGGCTCGGCAATCATGAAATTTATGCAATAATCTGTAATTACAAGCATTTCTGCGTCTATAGCAGTCCAGTGAACTTGCCCAAAA GTGgtgctattttactttttgACCGTAAGAGGGTTAGGAACTTCAGGAAGGATGGTCATaactggaagaagaaaaaagatgggAAGACTGTCAGTGAATCCCATGAATGCTTAAAATTGGGGTTCTCCAAATTTCTG GTTGGTAATGAAAGAAGGATCAAGGTATACTATGTGCGTGGCCAAGATAACCCGAACTTTGCTCGCAGGTGTTTCTGTCTTCGTGACGA GAACCTAGAACACATAGTCCTTGTTCATTATCGTGATGAACTACAGAGGGACTCTGGCGATAAGCATGTATATTTTGTTGGCAACAAAGACTTTTTAG GGCTTGGTGACAATTTAACTGTCCAGAATCTTGAATGGAGGCGTCATGAGATTAATCCAATGGAACGGGATGAGCTTCCACTGACAAATGATTCTAACAACTCAACTGCACCTAAAGAAG ATGAAGTTTCAAGCTTTGATCAATCAAGTCAAATTGAG AAGAAGAGACAACGAGAGGATGTGAACGCCCAGCCAGGAGGGAGTGGTTCTGAGGATAGGCGTAGGAG GAATTGTGGGAATACTTGGGAGTCAAGTAGCTTACAGCTGAAGTTCATTATTAACAAGCTCTTTCTTCCAGTATTTACTGGGAATGGAATTAAAGGAGAAGTagatttggttgatgctcaTACTGCACAACTTGTAACTTGTGGGCCAGAATCCTCAGGCAAGGTTGAAATTGTAGTTCTAGAGGGTGATTTTGATGGTGATGAGAGTGGCATTTGGACAGCCGAAGAGTTTAAAAACAACATTGTGAAAGAGAGGGAAGGAAAGAAACCCCTACTTACAGGAGACGCGTTTGTAAATCTTAAAGACGGCACCGGTGTGGTGGGTGAGATTTCTTTTACAGATAATTCAAGCTGGACAAGAAGCCGTATGTTCAGTCTTGGGGTAAGATTTGTTGACAACATTGAGGGAATTAGAGTAAGAGAAGCAAagacaaaatctttttttgtcTTGGATAACTGCCAAGAAT TGTTCCCTTATGATGAGGATGAGGAGGCCACACTTGCAGGCGGGTATTCACACATAAGCAATGGGAGCAAGTTTATGGCTTCTGATCACAAGATTGGTGGATTTGATTATTCTTCTGCTGCAGATGGCAGCATTGCAACCATCAATTCTTATGGTGTTACTAGCGGTTTGGATGAGCATGGCTTGCACAATATTGACAGTATGGATCTCAGATATGACCAGCCGGCGCCTTTGGATTTCCCAGGCCAAGATCATCTGGAATTTGGCGATAATTTGTTAGAATCATCCTGGGAATCTGATCTACAGTGTGCCCTCCATAACTTCCTGTTGGCACATGCACATTCTACAGCTGTTGCTCAGAGGAGATGGACAAAGGTATTCAGCGTTTATAAATGGTTCTCAATTCGGAAGGCtgtaatttgttaa
- the LOC132165277 gene encoding uncharacterized protein LOC132165277 isoform X1 translates to MAAVQLDGFEIHGFHTFQDLGIGNIVKHAGRRWLGNHEIYAIICNYKHFCVYSSPVNLPKSGAILLFDRKRVRNFRKDGHNWKKKKDGKTVSESHECLKLGFSKFLVGNERRIKVYYVRGQDNPNFARRCFCLRDENLEHIVLVHYRDELQRDSGDKHVYFVGNKDFLESTGLGDNLTVQNLEWRRHEINPMERDELPLTNDSNNSTAPKEDEVSSFDQSSQIEKKRQREDVNAQPGGSGSEDRRRRNCGNTWESSSLQLKFIINKLFLPVFTGNGIKGEVDLVDAHTAQLVTCGPESSGKVEIVVLEGDFDGDESGIWTAEEFKNNIVKEREGKKPLLTGDAFVNLKDGTGVVGEISFTDNSSWTRSRMFSLGVRFVDNIEGIRVREAKTKSFFVLDNCQELFPYDEDEEATLAGGYSHISNGSKFMASDHKIGGFDYSSAADGSIATINSYGVTSGLDEHGLHNIDSMDLRYDQPAPLDFPGQDHLEFGDNLLESSWESDLQCALHNFLLAHAHSTAVAQRRWTKVFSVYKWFSIRKAVIC, encoded by the exons ATGGCCGCAGTCCAACTCGATGGCTTCGAGATTCATGGGTTCCATACTTTTCAAG ATTTAGGTATTGGGAATATTGTGAAACACGCCGGAAGAAGATGGCTCGGCAATCATGAAATTTATGCAATAATCTGTAATTACAAGCATTTCTGCGTCTATAGCAGTCCAGTGAACTTGCCCAAAA GTGgtgctattttactttttgACCGTAAGAGGGTTAGGAACTTCAGGAAGGATGGTCATaactggaagaagaaaaaagatgggAAGACTGTCAGTGAATCCCATGAATGCTTAAAATTGGGGTTCTCCAAATTTCTG GTTGGTAATGAAAGAAGGATCAAGGTATACTATGTGCGTGGCCAAGATAACCCGAACTTTGCTCGCAGGTGTTTCTGTCTTCGTGACGA GAACCTAGAACACATAGTCCTTGTTCATTATCGTGATGAACTACAGAGGGACTCTGGCGATAAGCATGTATATTTTGTTGGCAACAAAGACTTTTTAG AATCAACAGGGCTTGGTGACAATTTAACTGTCCAGAATCTTGAATGGAGGCGTCATGAGATTAATCCAATGGAACGGGATGAGCTTCCACTGACAAATGATTCTAACAACTCAACTGCACCTAAAGAAG ATGAAGTTTCAAGCTTTGATCAATCAAGTCAAATTGAG AAGAAGAGACAACGAGAGGATGTGAACGCCCAGCCAGGAGGGAGTGGTTCTGAGGATAGGCGTAGGAG GAATTGTGGGAATACTTGGGAGTCAAGTAGCTTACAGCTGAAGTTCATTATTAACAAGCTCTTTCTTCCAGTATTTACTGGGAATGGAATTAAAGGAGAAGTagatttggttgatgctcaTACTGCACAACTTGTAACTTGTGGGCCAGAATCCTCAGGCAAGGTTGAAATTGTAGTTCTAGAGGGTGATTTTGATGGTGATGAGAGTGGCATTTGGACAGCCGAAGAGTTTAAAAACAACATTGTGAAAGAGAGGGAAGGAAAGAAACCCCTACTTACAGGAGACGCGTTTGTAAATCTTAAAGACGGCACCGGTGTGGTGGGTGAGATTTCTTTTACAGATAATTCAAGCTGGACAAGAAGCCGTATGTTCAGTCTTGGGGTAAGATTTGTTGACAACATTGAGGGAATTAGAGTAAGAGAAGCAAagacaaaatctttttttgtcTTGGATAACTGCCAAGAAT TGTTCCCTTATGATGAGGATGAGGAGGCCACACTTGCAGGCGGGTATTCACACATAAGCAATGGGAGCAAGTTTATGGCTTCTGATCACAAGATTGGTGGATTTGATTATTCTTCTGCTGCAGATGGCAGCATTGCAACCATCAATTCTTATGGTGTTACTAGCGGTTTGGATGAGCATGGCTTGCACAATATTGACAGTATGGATCTCAGATATGACCAGCCGGCGCCTTTGGATTTCCCAGGCCAAGATCATCTGGAATTTGGCGATAATTTGTTAGAATCATCCTGGGAATCTGATCTACAGTGTGCCCTCCATAACTTCCTGTTGGCACATGCACATTCTACAGCTGTTGCTCAGAGGAGATGGACAAAGGTATTCAGCGTTTATAAATGGTTCTCAATTCGGAAGGCtgtaatttgttaa